GTGGTATGGGAGGAATGGGCGGCATGATGTAAATCTTTCGCACATTTCAACTTTGGTCTCGTCGGTGATCCGAAGAGGCCAATACCCGAAGAAGGCCTTGGGATACATATCCAAGGCCTTTTTTTATGAGCAGGTAGCCGACAAATTCCAGTTCAATCTTCGGTTTCGCTATTTTCTGAACTGTTATGTTTATACTTTTCCGCTGCTCGTTTCTTTTGTTTTTCTTTTTGTTTGCGGATGGCACCAAGTTTCTCACGAAATTTTTCTGGAGTACGTTCTTTTTCGACTTCCAAACAAAGTAGGTCACGTGCTTTATAACGATTGAGTCCTTGGGTGCGGTAGATCGAACACTTTACTTGTTTCCTTGTAGGGATATGAAGTAACACAACGGCGGTTGCCACCTTATTGACGTTTTGCCCCCCTTTTCCACTCGCCTTTACAAATTGTTCTTTTAAATCAGATTCGCTGATTCCAAGTGCCTCCATTCGTTTTTTAAGCGAAACATTCTTTTCAGGGGAAACTGGGAAGGTAAGTGCCATGACAGTGTTACTCTTAGCTTGGAAATTGGAATGGTTTTCGGCCGATGCCTTAGAGATTTGTGAAAGATATCAGTTAAAGACAGTATCCTAAGAAATAAACCCTCCTATGAAAGAAGAGTTTGAATCTTTCTGCTGAATCGGAACCTAACGACTGTCTTACGTAGCCGTAGATTCTTCGATCTCTAAAATGCGTTTTCTCAGATCAGAAGCCGTTTCATAATTTTCAATTTGGATTGCATTGAATTTTTGGATGTAAAGGCCAACGAGTTCATCCCCTACCTTTCCTGGAACCGACAAAGCTTTTTTAAAATTATCAATGTCGAGTGTTGGATGGTTGGTATGGAAGTAATCCACGATTCGTTCCATTTTAAGCCTTGTTGCTTCTCTGGCAATTCCCGATGTATTTCGAAACTCAATCGAAAGATTGGCTAAGGTTTCGAGTGGTTCGCTCGCAGGATCCAACTGGTCACTAAGATTTGTGGTCTGGGTTTTCTTTTCTTTTGCCTTACAGAATTCCACATACCTCATCACCATGGAATTGAATTGTTCCATTCGTTCTTGGATGTATTGGTTTGCCATTTCTTTGTTTTCTGGCATTTGGAAATCTGGAAGTTGTACCACATCATACAAATGGATATTGTCCGAGAGGATCTTCATGAGCTCCTCTTTGGATGGCAGTGCTACAGGTGGAAAGGTCACCACAGGGTAGTTGTCTCCTATTTTTAAGAAACTCACCACCACATTGGAGGCTATGATTTTTCCACCTGGTGCAATCGGATTTTCTCCGAATACATGGCAGTATGCGATTAAATTCCCGGTTGGATTTGGTTTGGAACCGCGTTCAAAATTCATAGTGTATCCTTTAGACTAAGAAATGTGCAGGAAGACACAAGTGATTTTTTAATCTTCCCAATTGGCAATTTGTTCTTCTAAATTCTTTGCAATCTTAAAATACGCCTGTTGTAAAGGTGAGTCTTTTGCGTCAAGTAAGGCAGGTTTCCCGGCTTCTCCCGAACTCATGACATCAAGTGTGAGAGGGACTGCACCAAGTTCCGGAACTCCGACTTGTTTGGAAAGTTTTTCCCCTCCTCCTTTGGAAAATACATCGGTCACATGGCCACATTTTGGACAAGCAAACCCAGACATGTTTTCCACGATCCCAAGGATTGGTACTTTTACCTGTTTGAACATGGCGGCAGCACGACCTGCGTCTAACACTGCTACTTCTTGTGGAGTGGTGACAATGACAGCGCCATCCAGGTCAATGAGTTGGGCAAGGGATAACTGAACATCCCCAGTGCCTGGAGGTAAATCTATAAAGAGGTAATCTAACTCCCCCCATACAACATCGTATAAGAACTGTTCAATGGCCTTTCCAAGCATTGGTCCACGCCAAACCACTGGTTGGTCTTCTGTGACAAGGAAGGAAAAGGAAATCAGTTTAATTCCATGTTTTTCAATTGGGTAAATTTTATCTTCTTCGGATTTTAATGCCACTCGGCCATTGATTCCAAACATCTTACCTAGGGATGGACCATAGATGTCGGCATCCAAAATCCCCACCTTCTTTCCGTTACGTGCTAAAGTACTCGCTAAGTTTGCAGTGACAGTAGATTTCCCCACTCCCCCTTTTCCAGATCCAACAGCGATGACTTTTTTTACACCGAAGATTCTGTTTCCGTCTTCCATCTTTAAGTTTTGGTCGACTTCAAACTTAATCTTTACTTTACCAGCACCTTCAATTTTGGAAATCAACTGTCTTGTTTGTGCTTCGAGTCCAATTTGCAATCGGCGGTCAGCATTCGGAGTTTTGATGAGGATTTCAATTCCATCATCAGTGGGAGTGACTTTAGCCACCATTCCGAGACTCACAATGTCTTTTTTGAGTTCGGGGTGTTTCACTTGCATGAGTTGTCGTTGGATGGTTGTTAAATCAATTTTAGAATTTGCCATGGTATGTCCTTTAGACGACTCCCTCTGTCTCTTCGTAAAGAATGGGATTTGTCTCTGTAAATTTATTATCTGAATAGATGAAACGACGGTAATGAGTTTGTTTTCCCAGTTCGATCAAATGGAATCCACACTCATGTTTGGAATCGGAAAGCCGTGTACTGGATGCTGAGTTCACAATGGTGAAGGGAGTTTCTTTCCCAGGAAGTTTCACCCAATTGGTATGAGTATGGCCATGTAAGTACAATTCGGGAGGATTGGTTTGTAATCCATCCACCACATCCTTTCGGTTGGACATTCGGTGGGAAGCAGATTCCACTTCTGTTTTGGGATTCCAAAGTGGGTGGTGTCCTACAAGTACATATGGTCCTTCAGAGAGTTTCACTGTTTGTTCGACCACTTCTTTAGCCACATATCCGTTTGCTGTGATCCTAGGAATGGCTAAATTGGAATCCCAACCTACAAATAATTTTCCTGCAATCCGTTTGGTGCGTAAATAATGATTGGGGCTAACTGACTCACCCATCCATTCTGCAAATGCCTTCTCAAATAAAGGATTTGGTCCCATGGCTCTTTTTTGGTAACGGTCATGGTTTCCTGGAATCAAGAACGTTTTGTCCGTTAAGATCGGTTTTAAGATGTCTTTTGCGTTTTGGAATTCACTTGGATGTGAAACGTTTGTTAGGTCACCAGAGATAACAAGTGCATCATATTCTAAACTTTTGATGGTGTCCACCATGGCTGCAATTAGAACTACCGGGTGTTTTGACCTTCTCCTCACATGGTAATTGAGGTATCCGACAATGGCTTTCCCACGAAGTGAAAACAATGAGAGTTTTTTCGGGAAATGTAAATCGGAGATATGAAGGATTTTCATTCGTTAATATCCATGATTCCAAGGATATCTCCTTTTTTCACCACCGATCCTTGTTCCATGATGATTTTTTTCAATGTACCAGAATAAGGGGATTCGACAGGAAATGCGGCTTTATCTGTCACAAGTTCGATCACTTCGTCCCCTTCCTTCACAGATTGGCCTTCTTTGCATAACCAACGGACGAGTTCGATTTTTTCAGTGTCACCTAAATCAGGAGTTTTAAGAAGGAATTCTTTCATATACAAACAAACCTGCTCCCTCGGTCGGAAAACTGGTTTACAAAACCTTGTTTTCCCGTTTTTTATACATAAAAGTTTAGCGAACCTCAATGGCAAACGAGAAAATCAAATACAAAGGCACAGAAATCCTTGAAAACTTAGACCACCTCATCCAAAAGGATTATTTCCATTTTGAATTAAAAGGTCTAACCAAATCGACACGTGATATCGTAAACGAAGTGGTCCAAGGAATTTTAAACCGCGTGGGTGCAAACCCTCTCACCTCTTTTCACCTCTTTAGTGGACTCATGGAAGCCCTACTCAATGCGGTAAAAGCAAATACAAGATTTGTCATTTTCCAAGATGAACTCTTAAACAAACTGAAAGCCCAAGGCCAAACTCCGGAAGAAGAAGCAGAGGAGTTACTTGATATCATTTTAGAAACGGAACCACTCAGAGATGCAATGCAACGTTACATTGTGCCCGATAAAATCAAAAAAGTGGTTCAAAAAATTCTAACGCTTTCTGACAAAAAGAGAACGAAAAAACATAATCTTAACG
This genomic interval from Leptospira limi contains the following:
- a CDS encoding peptide chain release factor family protein, translating into MALTFPVSPEKNVSLKKRMEALGISESDLKEQFVKASGKGGQNVNKVATAVVLLHIPTRKQVKCSIYRTQGLNRYKARDLLCLEVEKERTPEKFREKLGAIRKQKEKQKKRAAEKYKHNSSENSETED
- a CDS encoding Mrp/NBP35 family ATP-binding protein codes for the protein MANSKIDLTTIQRQLMQVKHPELKKDIVSLGMVAKVTPTDDGIEILIKTPNADRRLQIGLEAQTRQLISKIEGAGKVKIKFEVDQNLKMEDGNRIFGVKKVIAVGSGKGGVGKSTVTANLASTLARNGKKVGILDADIYGPSLGKMFGINGRVALKSEEDKIYPIEKHGIKLISFSFLVTEDQPVVWRGPMLGKAIEQFLYDVVWGELDYLFIDLPPGTGDVQLSLAQLIDLDGAVIVTTPQEVAVLDAGRAAAMFKQVKVPILGIVENMSGFACPKCGHVTDVFSKGGGEKLSKQVGVPELGAVPLTLDVMSSGEAGKPALLDAKDSPLQQAYFKIAKNLEEQIANWED
- a CDS encoding metallophosphoesterase family protein; translated protein: MKILHISDLHFPKKLSLFSLRGKAIVGYLNYHVRRRSKHPVVLIAAMVDTIKSLEYDALVISGDLTNVSHPSEFQNAKDILKPILTDKTFLIPGNHDRYQKRAMGPNPLFEKAFAEWMGESVSPNHYLRTKRIAGKLFVGWDSNLAIPRITANGYVAKEVVEQTVKLSEGPYVLVGHHPLWNPKTEVESASHRMSNRKDVVDGLQTNPPELYLHGHTHTNWVKLPGKETPFTIVNSASSTRLSDSKHECGFHLIELGKQTHYRRFIYSDNKFTETNPILYEETEGVV
- a CDS encoding biotin/lipoyl-containing protein; amino-acid sequence: MKEFLLKTPDLGDTEKIELVRWLCKEGQSVKEGDEVIELVTDKAAFPVESPYSGTLKKIIMEQGSVVKKGDILGIMDINE